CTACACTAAATTATCTAACTAATGCAAGTAGTTTggtatttttctgaatttatttgaattagttatgaaatTTACAAGATTAAACCTAATTTCTGGAAAATTGCTATTGTTTTAATAACTGAACAgtggctgacatgtggggcccaTTGTCAGGAATTTAatcattttgcaaaaatgaaaAAGGCTACTGTTCTTCTTGGGCTGAAGCTAGAAATAGTAATGGGCCTCgggcctttttcttttattttcttcatttttaGTTTGGGCCAAGGGGCAGTGGGCCGAGGGAATTTGGGCTGGTAGAGGACTCAGGCTGCTGTTGGGCCGAGCAGGACTAGGCCTGCTTAGGCAGAGATGGGCCGCGGCCTGCCATGGATGAGGGGGACaggggaggggcggcggctcGCCGGAGCTCGCGCGATGGCGGAGCAGGGCGGCTATATGGAAGATGGAGAGGAGGGTGGCGCGGACTCGGAGGGGGCTATCTCCGAGTCCACAGAGGGCTCGCGCGGAGGCGGTTCCTCGCCGGAGGAGAGCACATCGGCAGtgtaggcggcggcgctacGCGCAGGGAGCGTACGGCGGCAGAAACGAGGAGAAAAGAGGGGGAGAAGGGAGAGGCACTCACCATGAATCGGGCCAGGGGGTCggccggggcggaggaggctgcCGGCGATAAGCAGCAGCCGGTGGCGGAAGACGTCGTGGCGAGGGTGCTCGAGGTGGCCGGAGGCACGGGTGAGAGCGGGGTCGAGCCCACGGTGCAGCCGAAGAGCtcccggtggcggcggaggggtgAGGGAGGCCGCGGAGCAGCGGCTTGGTGTCGGGCCACATCCGGTCGGAGTTGGGGAAGGAGACcccagggcggcggcgctagcgCGTGCGGGGCCCAGGTACTCGCGGGGAAGACCGCAGGGTGGCTtggtgaaagatcggtatggtcgactagagggggggtaaataggagactaacaaattttaacttttctttttcttgaaagatacaaacacttaatcctaagGCTTTCTAGATtatctaaagtgaatgcaaccctagtatgaagtgcaatagccgaagcaaagtatagacgccacgaaggctcactctattctccaactcaccacgccataaaggtgggatgagctctcacaacaccactaaggcgaggtgagttccactaatggcttccttaaAGGCGAACGTCcaacctttacaaacaaggagaagagcacgaatccacaactaaattggaggctccttcccaaatcctcaaacacctcctcacaagattggagtgcttgaagagacaccttccggatagggatcccaaaatctcaAGAGTAAtaaaatccaccaaggaaaacgaggggaatcaacttttgatttggtgaaaccctagatcgagctcttctcaacccttcctcaaagtattggcttgggggatgcactagggagagagatcttgAGATTTAAAGCTCTTGGTGTTCTTGAGTGAGAGAATGGGGATGGACTGGGTGTGTTCGGGCAAGgaaacccgttggggacgaagcccCTTTTATACCCCATCGAAATCCAGCCGTTAGGACACATTTCAGTAACCCCGGTACCAGGCCGGTAGTGGACCGGAAGTTCTAGGGGGTAGAACTTCCGCCCTGCTACCGGCCTCCTACCGCTTTACGCGGTAggattccagtagcgtttCAGTAGAAGACCGGCACCagggcggaacttccgcccacCGGAACCTCTGGCTAATTAGGCGGTAGTACCGGCTATCACTGAAAAAGTCTGACAACCAAAGCAGGATAACGACAACTCTTAACTCAAAACTGGgtttaggctttatgtgggtgcaatctaatagatttgtgtacgtgaagttgattcacccaaagCTTTCACAAATGGGttccctctttatagtacggattttcctacgactcaataaaataaaagggcGTAAATCCTTAtactcttctttcctttttgagggcgaTGAATCATGTCACAACACTAgttatcaaatctgaaaacacttGGCGCACGATTAGTTCACAagttatgttgtcattaacaccaaaactcattagggatcgaaatgccctttcacttGGCGGTGCCAACGGGCAGCTACATACGCGGAGCGGAGCGGCGGCAAGAGCAGCGGCTCCTCACGGTGGCGACGTTTGGCagtggagaagaaaggaggaGCAGGGGAGAGAGCGCtcagggagagaggaggaagaaatgaGGGAGAGGAAACAGTGCAGGGGAAGAGGAGATAAGGGCGAGCGGGGATGGCGGGCACCTCGGCGCGCGCTGATACATCCAAAATGTATCGACTTTTCCAAATACTTTTTATATGAAAATTGTCCGGAATCTCACTAATCAATGGTTATTATTGTTGGAACTGACGTTGTTTTTAGCAAAAACACATTCCTGTCTTTTTCACGCAGGaaatcatcaaaataaaataaaacaaaaatatagtaGGTATTTTTTATCAAAAAGGGAGCAGATGGGCACTGGAACTGGGATTGGAGCGCCACGAGGCGACCAGAAGGCCCCATGGACGCGCCATGGAGACCCCACGGTGCCTCGTGCGCCGCCTTGCCCCCTTCTTTTGGCCAAACctatatttttgcaaaaaagtgATTATTCCAGGGGCGGAATTTTTAGAGGAACAGAGCGCCGCCAGGAGCCGCCGCAAGCTTTCAGGACCAGATTGATCTTCCTCAACCCGTCGGAGAGGGGGATTTCTTCAGGATCTTCATCACCATCACCGCCAGGATCATCTCCTCCACCATGATTTCTGCTTTCCTCACCATGAGTGAATAGTTCCCTTGTAGGCATATGGGGTGTATGAGAAGTGGATGAGATTAGTCATGTAGTGTTGAATTTGTTGCCCAGATTTGAGGTGTCTACTTGATTATGATCGGGTATCGTTATTGCTATACTTTTGCTACACTTAATGCTTATTACTAGGGCCCGAGTAATATGATCTTGGTACTGAACATTTATGGCTTTATGTTATAATTGAATTTGGTATTGATCTGCAAAGTATATCACCTTTTATTATGTTGAACTGGCGAACCCAACTGTGACAGAGTGGGAAAACAAAGAGGATACGTTTTAAATTGAGGAGTTCATGTATTGATTGTGTGTTAATGCATTGGTCCGAGTAGCCTAAAAAGACTACTCTTAATATCCCCAAGTTCCTTAATTGGCCCCCGGTAAAAAGGGGAGGGAAGGACAATAGATGTTGTACAAGTTCTCATTGCCAGCACGGCGATGCCCGTGGGCGTCGTTCACCTCCTTGGAGGAATCATTGCTATGGCCTTTTCGGTTCCTCTCCGCGCTGGCCGAGCTCCAGGGGAAACCTCAGATTCAGTGGCTTGgatcggcgatggcggcgctctCTGCGTCGCTTTCCTCCTTGGTGGCGTCGCTTTTGGAGTTTTCACCGGCCGTGGGACCAGTGGTTGTGGGGCTGCGCGGGGTTCGTTGGTGTCTtttgcggctgcggctgcgatgTTGAGAAGAGTTTGGGCTGCGGCGATGGTCTTGGTAGTCGGTCCTTCCGGCGTGTTCAGCAGCTCTCCAGTGTTGGTTTTGCTTCGTCATTGGGAAAtcggagtcgccagctcagaggagtgatgtgtgatgacgatgacttaGTGATGGGTGGTCTGGTCTGTGGGGGTCCTGTTCGGCGCAAGCCTTGCATATTGCCCCTCTGAAGCTCACCATCAGAATCGCGCCTCTTGGTTGCTAGCGTGGGTGGTCGACTGTTTGGCATGGGCCGACGCGAGCTTGAGCGCCTGCAGGAGTCGGGACCCGTTCTTGGGCGTTGGTGGGGATgagtcggagtcgccagctcGGGAGGAGTGTTTgttgtgatgatgatgacttCTGCCTACAACCTCGACGGCAACTTTCTTTCTGTAGCGCGTGGAGTGAGTGTGGGTGACCAGGTCGGCTACGGTGTCCTGTGTGCGGTCTTTTTGATTGTGCCACGGGCGTTTGTTACGGTTTTCCGTTTAATTAACTGGcaattctcttcttctttattAATGGACTGAGTCTTTCGGACTCcggttcgaaaaaaaattcttcttcTCGGGTCTTTTCTCTGCCTGGAAATGGCCTTATATTTATTTGAACGCTTATATTTGGATTAGTGTGGAAACCTGAACGGCAAACTACAATCTAAaccttcaaaatttgaatttgcaaaaaagaaaagttttaaATTTGAGCCTTCTATccagggaggaagaagaagaagaaaagcgaAGGAAGAGAGGAGCCGCATGGGGCTGACCTCGATGACGACCTTGACCTCGACGGTGACCAGCGAGACGATGAGCTCCCATGGGGTGTTCTACGAGTAAATGCCACGAGACAGAGAAAATGACAaattggcggcggcgaggagcttgTGGGGTGGGACGAAGAGGCAAGCATGTGAGTAAGCAACGAAGAAGACATGGTAACGAGATGAAGAGCCAAGGGTGGCGAGGCTAGGGCAGATCGAAGCTGAGAGGGGAAGGCTACTGTACTTACTAAAAATACCTGATAGGGCTAAGTGGAACAAAAAGGGTTTTTCATAAAACAATCACGTGCATTAAGAAAATAACTAACTCACACATACAAGCATATGCACGATtcacccaaaaaaaagaaaacacctTAAATTGCATGGTCATTGCATTCACACCTTGAGTTCACCTAAAGAACAACCGTCTTTAAGGATGTTTCGAATGGGCCATCGCAATAAATCGACTCCGAGTCTATGGCGTGATCCCCATGCGAGGGGCATTGCAATAAATCGACTCCGAGTCTATGGTGTGATCCCAATAAGAAAATACAATTCTTTTAAACTTGCGGCACACGGATACAACCTTTCAAATTCAGCCTGACTAAATATTTGTGAAGTGGGATATCTACATTCCGTTTATGGCGGAGATTCACATGAGTGCAATCTTTTTTCAGGGTCATCACAACAGATCAACTCCTGAGTAATGTCTATGTCTAACTTTAATTCGTAGAAAAAAGtatggttaaaaaaaaatggaataaGCTTCCTCTTTTCCCTCTAGAAGCTGAAAAAACCAAAAGGCTTCCTCTTTTCCCCTCCGGCTAGccagggcgctccctgccccTGGATCCCTTCCCTCTGATTGGAGCCAGGAGACGAGCCAGGTGGTGGGAGAGTGAAGATATTGGTAAGGAATCCGAACCCTTGTCGCTTGCTTCGATTTCCAGTCTTCTGATCTTCTCTTTGCTGATCACCCCCGATATATACTCTCTCTTCAACCACGCCGGATCTCATCTCCTTTGATTTTGTTCTCTCACCCTCCACGGCGGCGAGCGGGACGAACCGACGAGGTAACAACCCTTCCCCTGCCCACTTCGTTTCCTCTGGTCCAATCACCCGATTCGTCGTCGAAATTTGAAAACCTAGGTCGTGGTATGGAGGGGGATTTAGTATCGTAGGAGGATTGAGGGGATCATCGTAGAGGGAGAGATTAACTAACTGTTCGCCGAGGTGATTGACCGGAGTTCCGGTCGAATAATCCAGGCCAAATCTGCACATAGCCGTGCTCTTGTGCGCCAGTCATGGGGATAAACCTGCGGTCCAGCTGCTCAGTTTCAGAGTTTTAAGCCTCTCAAGACATGACCTGAATCTTATGTCTGAACAGTTTCAAAGCTTCAAGCTTTTCGAACACAGCCTAACATCTCGCGTCATTTTGGTTATATGGCTTGCTTAAACTTGTTGTCCTACGTTCCCACAAAGAGAGAGTGGATGTCTCTTTGTCTGAGGTTGGTTTCGTGATATATCTGTTAAATGGAATGCCAGCATTTCATctgcttgagagttgagatcTGTGTAACTGTTAAGCTATGAGAGTATAACTGAATATGTCTAACTCTCAGTTATTTCATCTGCTTGGGAGTATAACTGAATATGTCTTCCTTATTTCAGTGCTATGAGATTAAGTGCATAATTTGTATATATTTGAAAATTTGTGGTTATGTTAAATGAATGAGCAGCCTTAGCTTACTCCTGTTAACAACctttttatcttcttttcaTGTCAAGCAGCCCTGAAGCTACCATGGCAGCCTTACCATTGGCCACCGCGGAGGTCTGCGACGCAAATTCACATCTAATCACCAACGGTGAGCTTCGCGCCCTCCAGCCCATCTTCCAGATATACGGGAGGCGGCAGGTCTTTGCTGGCCCCGTCGTGACACTCAAGGTATTCGAGGACAACGTCCTGGTCCGCGAGTTCTTGGAGGAGAAAGGCCAGGGCAGGGTGCTGGTGGTGGATGGCGGCGGGAGCCTGCGGTGCGCCATCCTGGGTGGCAACCCCGTCCAGCAGGCGCAGAACAACGGGTGGGCAGGCATCGTGGTGAACGGCTGCGTCCGGGATGTGGATGAGATCAACGGGTGCGACATCGGTGTGAGGGCGCTCGGCTCGCACCCGATGAAGGCGAACAAGAAGGGCGTGGGCGAGAAGCACGTGCCAGTGACTGTTGCTGGCACCAGGGTCTGCGACGGTGAGTGGCTCTATGCTGACACTGATGGCATCCTCATCTCCAGTACCGAGTTGATCGTGTAGATCCTTGGTGTTTCTGAGTGTTTGTTCCCTGTTTCTCTGTGGATGTATTACTATTTGTCTTGGTCTGTAAAAGGAGGACGAATTGAATTGGGGCTCTCTGCATAAAAGGACATCCTGGctctgctgttgctgttgttaTATCTGAAAGTTCTGATGGTGTTTATATCTGAAGTTCTAAACTCCTGTAATAAAATGAGGAATGGCAATAATAACAATAATTGGATGACTGCCTTGCGCTGTTAAAAATGTGTGTTATGCTGTGTTGAATGAGGCTATAAGGATTTGACTGGTGAGGATATGTGTTTGCTTCAGCCTTAAGTCGAAGCAGGCCTGCCACTACGTATAAAGAATCGAATTGCTTATCCTTGATATCATTGACACAATCCTGCTTGCTGTTGAATGATGTTTTCCTAGTGTTGTTTTTGATTGGTGACTATATTGTTCCTCCTGTAATTACTAGTAGATGTTCAGACTTGAGTCCACAATTGGACAAATTTCAGCAATTGTGTAGCTGTCTGAAACTGTAGATTTGATTGCACATGCCGGCCGGCTGCTTCCATTTaagaacaaaaggaaatgTTTGTTAAACTGTAGATTTGATTGCAGAACAGGCCGGCTGCTTCCATTTACGAACAAAAGGAAGCAACTTTGGCAGCAGTTTTCTTGGAGACAGGCATTTGGAGTGTGTTCTAAATTCGACTCATTCATCAACCATTTGGAGTATCATATATGCAACTCATCCAGGTACTCATTTGGAGCATCATATATAAGCATTATTGTGTTGTGATCACTGGAGCCTGGACCAGCTTGTCAATGTCTACTTGGGTGCCATGATGCAGTAGTACTTAACAGTAAGCTCCTTTATTTGGATTTGTTTTTCCGATAACGCTTTATTTGGATATACAAGAAAATTCATACATGTATAAAAGGTCTACACCGACATGCATGATAGCAATCTTGCTCAGTCGTTGCAGGCTTGCCACTACCACTAcccattaaaaaaataatcaatttTTAATGTATATAATCCCTGATCTTATCAATGGAATGCTGTTTGCAGTTGAatgttcttttcttcctgCCAGGTACATCTGATGTTGACATAAAAATTATTCAAATTCGTAAGGAAATTATTAACTGAAAATTTGATGGCATTGTTCATGCCAAAGTAAAAATTGGTCCTATCTTTCTGCTGCATTGTGCATgccaaagtaaaaaaaatttcTTAACCAGGCATGTTTCCTTTCATGCTATCAATGCGTCCAAGCAAAAAACTGCTAAAGATGTTGCTGTCCATTGCTGTTAGCTGCACACCCTGATTACAAAAATAGCCTGGCCAATTCTGCTCTCCCCTCCTTTTATTTGCTCCCTGACCTCTCACATTCCTATGAAATCCAGCCAATGCCCCTGCCAAGCTCAAGAGCCTCACTACATTGTTCCCAACCATGCCCCTAAAGGTGTCCATTTTCCATAACAGCAATTTCCCAGGTGTCTGCAAGAAAAAGGGCTGTGACAGGTTGTTAATTTCCATTTGTGTTCTTGGCTCATAAAGATGGCACACCTACCAGAATGAGTATTCTGTCTGCATTGGAGAATCAAGTAGAGGTGGTCTGACCGGATTTAAAGGGTGGGAGAAATATGGGGGGAAAGTTGAGTTCTTGAGAGGGACAGATCCCTTTGATTTGGTTGGGAAAGCAAGGGAGGGGAGGAAGGTGGTAGCCATTGAGGTGGTGGCAGGCATTTTTTgccggccgtcgccgcccttTGGCTTTCACCTTCCTCTTGCTCcattctcctcctcttctctcgCTTCTCCCACCACCATTAACAGGTAATCATCAATCGATTAATCAAGAGCTCTTTTTATCAGTCTTTATTGTGATTATTTTCAGCGTGCTCTCGTGATGCGATTAAATGAATTtgtttctttccctttttttcccCACTTGTTTTAACATGTTGATTCCGAAATTTATTACGGAGTGAACGAAAAGGAATTATGGTGCCAATTTCCTGTATCCGTTCGATCTTCTTAACTCCCAAATAAATTGGGAAAGGATGTTTTTTTGGGCAAAATCAGCGGAAGTAAAGAATCTTGATCTTTATAGTCCTTGCAGCCGCTGAACGCGCAGGGGAATCAATGATCTTTATCGCGCAGCCGATTCTGCAGCCTCTAATTCCGTTCAAAGGATCCAACTTTATTCCCGCGTATTGACACAAATTTATTTCTGTTTGTTCTTGAAGGAGTGGCTACTATCTCTGCACGAGTCTGgatccatggcggcggtgctggACTCCTTCGTGAAGCGATgcacggcggcgctggaggacTTCGCCGGGCAGGAGGCCTGCGCCGCCCTGGGCATCAGGGACAACGTGAGGGGCCTCCTGGCCACGCTCGCACGCATCGACGCCATTGTCGCCCAtgaggagcagaggagggtCCTGAGCTCCAGGGCGGACACATGGGTGGCGCAGCTCAAGGACGCCATGTACGAGATCGACGACGTGCTCGACGTCTGCGCCGCCGAGGGCGCCAAGATCCTCGCCGAGGaccacccgccggcgcccaaGGTGCGCTGCGCCTTCATGTTCTCCTGCTTCAGGTCTTCGGGGCCCCAGAAGTTCCACCATGAGATTGGGTTCACCATCAGGGACATCGACATCAGGCTCAGGGAGATCGAGGATGAAATGCCCACACCCCCTGCTGGATCAGTGAACCCTGGCTCAAAGAGGGACTGGTTCTTCAGTGATGATAATCACTTCTGCAGGAGTTGTTCCGACGCGGCGAAGCCTCGTGCGATAGGGACGCAGGTCCAGAAGTCTGTGGGTGGCCTTGTGCCAAGGATGCTTAGAGAGGGCAAGAAGAAGGTGGATCTGTTCGCCGTTGTCGGCGCGGCGGGCATCGGCAAGACCATGCTTGCCAGGGAGATATACACTGATGAGAGAATGACTGAAAACTTCCCGATCTGCATGTGGGTGAGGATGTCGAAGGATCTGTCCGAGTTAGCTTTCTTGAAGAAGATCATCACAGGTGCCGGTGTAAATGTTGGGGATACAGAGAACAAGGAGGAGCTCCTCGGTCTACTCAGTTCTGCTCTCTCGAAGAGGTTTCTTATTATCTTAGATGACCTGGACAGCCCGGCTATATGGGATGATCTGCTCAAAGATCCACTGGGAGATGGTGTGGCCAGAGGCAGAATACTGATCACGACACGGGATGAGGAAGTGGCAACAAGCTTGAATGCAATCGTCCACCATGTTGACAAAATGGACACAGAGAATAGCTGGGCATTGTTGCGGGAACAGGTTCTTCCAGAATGCAGCTCAGAAGAGATTGAAGCACTGGAGGATGTTGGGATTAAGATCGCAGAGAAATGTGAAGGCCATCCTCTAGCAATCAAGGTCATTGCGGGTGTCCTAAGGTCAAGAGGCACGAGCAAGGCTGAGTGGGAGATGGTTCTGAAAAGTGATGCTTGGTCCATGCGACCGTTCCTTCAAGAAGTGCCGCAAGCTCTCTACTTGAGCTATGTTGATCTGCCTTCTAAACTAAAAGAATGCTTCCTCCATTGCTCTCTGTATCCAGAAGAATGCCCCATTCGGCGCTTCGATCTTGTTCGGCATTGGATTGCTGAAAGCCTTGTAGATGCCAGCGAAAACAAGTCACTGGAAGAATCAGCAGAAGTGTACTATGCTGAATTGATAGGCAGAAACTTGTTAAAACCAGATCCTGATAACCTTGATCAGTGCTGGATAACGCATGATCTTCTCCGCTCACTAGCCCGATTTCTGATAACAGATGAGAGTATCTTAATTGATGGCCAGCAGAGTGCAAGCATGTGCCCATTCTCTTCCTTGTCAAAGCCTCGGCATCTTGCATTGTGTAACATGGAGAACAGCTTGGAGGATCCAATTTCAGTGAAGCAGCAGATGAGTCTAAGATCACTGATGCTCTTCAACAGCCCAAACGTCAGAGTAATAGATGATCTTCTTCTCGAGTCAGCCCCGTGCTTGCGGGTCCTGGATTTGAGCAAGACAGCAATAGAGGCCCTCCCAAAATCCATTGGTAAATTGCTACATCTGAGGTACCTCAATCTTGATGGAACTCAGGTCAGAGAAATACCATCTTCCGTCGGCTTTCTCGTCAATTTGCAGACCTTGAGCCTTCAAGGCTGCCAAGGATTGCAGAGACTTCCTTGGTCCATCAGTGCACTGCAAGAACTTAGATGCCTCCATCTCGAGGGAACTTCCCTACGCTATGTACCAAAGGGTGTGGGTGAATTGAGGCATCTTAACCATCTGTCTGGTCTAATCATTGGTAACGACAACAATGACCGTGGGGGTTGTGACTTAGATGACCTTAAAGCATTGTCAGAATTGAGGCTCCTTCATATAGAGAGACTTGATAGGGCTACTACTTCAGGAGCTGCAGCACTTGCAAACAAGCCATTCCTGAAGGTTCTACACCTCTCCGAGCAAGCACCGttaatagaagaagaagaggggaaCCAAGAGGGAACAGAGAAGGAAAAACATGAAGCAGTAGTTGATTCAGCCAAAGTGAGTGAAAAGATATGGAATGAGCTCACTCCACCCCCGAGCATCGAGAATCTGGTAATCAAGAACTACAAAGGTCGAAAGTTTCCGAACTGGATGACGGGTCCCAAGCTAAGCACCTCCTTCCCCAACCTTGTGTCCTTGGATCTTGACAACTGCATGTCATGCACCACACTGCCTGCGCTTGGCCGCCTGAACCAGCTTCAATCCCTGCAAATCTCAAATGCAGACTCCATTGTCACGATTGGTTCTGAATTCCTTGGTACGACTGTTATGTCAAAAGCCACTTCTTTCCCCAAGCTGGAGGTTTTAAAGCTAAAAAACATGAAGAAACTGGAGAACTGGTCTTTAACTGCGGAAGAGAGCCAGACATTGTTGCCTTGTCTTAAGTCACTGCACATACAGTTTTGCACTAAACTTAAAGGCCTACCGGAAGGTCTAAAGCATGTTGCTCTGAGTGACCTTCGTATCGATGGTGCACATAGCCTAACAGAGATAAAGGACCTGCCAAAACTATCTGATGAGCTCCATCTGAAAGATAACAGGGCACTTCTGAGGATTTCCAACTTGCCCATGCTTCAGTCTCTAACAATTGACGACTGCTCAAAGCTGAAGCATGTGTCAGGCCTTGACACAGTGGAGCATCTCAGACTGGTGTTTCCCCCATCGACAGAGACATTCTTTTTTGAAGAGTTGGTCATCTTCTGGAGTATTGCATTCCCACGGTGGCTGGAGCTGCTGATCCATAAGCGCAATGCCCTGCGTCGGTTCGAGCTAGAATGCACACTCCCTTTACTCAGAAGCTGCCTGGATGGTGGCAAGAACTGGCACGTTGTGCAGCAGATCCCCGAGGTACGCATCACGAGCACTGATGGCAAGAGGTACATACGGTACAACAAGGGCCGCCGGATGTATGAGACAAATGCTCAGTCTGAAGAATGAAGGCTTTCTGAAAATCTTGGTACAGTATTCTTTTTGCCTCGCAATACTTCTCATCTTGTCCTGAAATATGGTCTCACAACTTACAGAAGGATTTAATGTTCTTTTCTCTTGCAGCcacttgtttgatttgttagAGGGACATGTTTCTGCCAACACGTCCTGACTGCTCCAGGAGTTTGTGATTACATACATTGCGGGAGTTGTGTAATTATCATTCAGTTGATATATACGCTAGAAACTGTATGATGCTTTGATGAGACCTGAGGATGAGTAGGGTACTTTCGGTGAATCAGTCAGCAGATGCTCTTTTTCCCCCTTTCCCAAAACTGACAACGGCTTTGATCCTTCACCAGGACTCAATGTGTGTAATTCTTCTGTTTCCTGGTTACACCGATTTGTAAATTGTAAACACTGAGCTTGATGGATTTTGATGAGTATAAAGTATTGCCACTTGTGTacatggaattttttttcatgccaGAATGTTTTTGTGATCATTATTTAAGTAATTTCGAACTTTGCCTGTGCAAATTTCATGATTACCCTAGAATCTGATTCCCTCGAATCGTTGGTGCTCTG
This is a stretch of genomic DNA from Brachypodium distachyon strain Bd21 chromosome 1, Brachypodium_distachyon_v3.0, whole genome shotgun sequence. It encodes these proteins:
- the LOC100835699 gene encoding putative disease resistance RPP13-like protein 1; translation: MAAVLDSFVKRCTAALEDFAGQEACAALGIRDNVRGLLATLARIDAIVAHEEQRRVLSSRADTWVAQLKDAMYEIDDVLDVCAAEGAKILAEDHPPAPKVRCAFMFSCFRSSGPQKFHHEIGFTIRDIDIRLREIEDEMPTPPAGSVNPGSKRDWFFSDDNHFCRSCSDAAKPRAIGTQVQKSVGGLVPRMLREGKKKVDLFAVVGAAGIGKTMLAREIYTDERMTENFPICMWVRMSKDLSELAFLKKIITGAGVNVGDTENKEELLGLLSSALSKRFLIILDDLDSPAIWDDLLKDPLGDGVARGRILITTRDEEVATSLNAIVHHVDKMDTENSWALLREQVLPECSSEEIEALEDVGIKIAEKCEGHPLAIKVIAGVLRSRGTSKAEWEMVLKSDAWSMRPFLQEVPQALYLSYVDLPSKLKECFLHCSLYPEECPIRRFDLVRHWIAESLVDASENKSLEESAEVYYAELIGRNLLKPDPDNLDQCWITHDLLRSLARFLITDESILIDGQQSASMCPFSSLSKPRHLALCNMENSLEDPISVKQQMSLRSLMLFNSPNVRVIDDLLLESAPCLRVLDLSKTAIEALPKSIGKLLHLRYLNLDGTQVREIPSSVGFLVNLQTLSLQGCQGLQRLPWSISALQELRCLHLEGTSLRYVPKGVGELRHLNHLSGLIIGNDNNDRGGCDLDDLKALSELRLLHIERLDRATTSGAAALANKPFLKVLHLSEQAPLIEEEEGNQEGTEKEKHEAVVDSAKVSEKIWNELTPPPSIENLVIKNYKGRKFPNWMTGPKLSTSFPNLVSLDLDNCMSCTTLPALGRLNQLQSLQISNADSIVTIGSEFLGTTVMSKATSFPKLEVLKLKNMKKLENWSLTAEESQTLLPCLKSLHIQFCTKLKGLPEGLKHVALSDLRIDGAHSLTEIKDLPKLSDELHLKDNRALLRISNLPMLQSLTIDDCSKLKHVSGLDTVEHLRLVFPPSTETFFFEELVIFWSIAFPRWLELLIHKRNALRRFELECTLPLLRSCLDGGKNWHVVQQIPEVRITSTDGKRYIRYNKGRRMYETNAQSEE
- the LOC100835195 gene encoding putative 4-hydroxy-4-methyl-2-oxoglutarate aldolase 2; this translates as MAALPLATAEVCDANSHLITNGELRALQPIFQIYGRRQVFAGPVVTLKVFEDNVLVREFLEEKGQGRVLVVDGGGSLRCAILGGNPVQQAQNNGWAGIVVNGCVRDVDEINGCDIGVRALGSHPMKANKKGVGEKHVPVTVAGTRVCDGEWLYADTDGILISSTELIV